The nucleotide sequence CCACTAATGTCGcagtttaaaatatttgatctgttgactataattatttcttttagctaatgtttctatcCATGTAATTAGGCCAATAATTCTATTATCAACTATTAAAAGTTAACCATATTTTTAGCTATTAGTAAAAACAACTTCAATAACTTGCTTGTCTGACCAAAAGAATAAAGGATTTGTATGTCTTATTAGGTTCTAACTCTCAAAGTATTGCTCAATACAGAATTAAGTCTAAAATTAAGTGATTCAAACCTTAAACTTTAATTAGTCTCAAATGAACATGCTCATTGAAACAACAGCAATATTCTACCGACAACTCTAGCTAAAAAGATCAGCTCAAGGACACCTTAGCTtagaaatatttagaaatggagcCCTTCCAAACACCGCATAAGTATAAGTGAGTGGTGACACCGGTGCCCCAAAATCCTGGATACACCCCTGGTAACAGGGAAACCACCAAGTTTTGGTTGGATCGGTGTCTGCATGGCAAAACGATATTTGAATTAGCTCCAAACTTGTGCTAGCTGATCTCTAAGTGCACCTTTAAACAATGCACTGTGGCTCAAGCGCTGAATAACAGAAGATGGTTGGCTGCCACATGGTGCTTTTATTGTTCAAGTGCTTATTTCACTTGAGAAGGCATCTACATCAGGAAGTTGGCCTATAATGCTTATTTCATGTGGTCTATCAAGTTTGCTCCTTGGAAGTGAATTTGGAAAAGTTGGGCTAGCTTCGCTGCAAGTTATTCACTTGGTTAGCTGTTTAACAACTGGTGTTGGATGGTTGACAGGCTTGCTAAGCGAGGTTTATCGCACCCGAATGCTTGTCCCTTCTGCGACCAGGATGATGAATCTATTCGGCACTTTCTCATCTCATGTGTATTTCCCCGCCATGTCTGGACATGTATTCTACAGAAGCTGAATATGTTGGCCTCCGTGCCTCGGTCTACCGCGTGTCTCTCTAGTTGGTGGTAAGTTAACAGAGGTGTTCCTAAAGACCAAAGAAAGGGGCTCAACTCCTTGATCATTCTAGTAAGCTAGGAAATATAGAAGCACCGGAATGCATGTGTGTTTGAGGGAACAAAGCCCCAATGTTCAGGTGGTTCTGCATTCTATTGCGGAAGAGAGCAGCCTGTGGTGCTGGGCTGGCACCTCCGCACTTCGTGAGCTACTTGTTTGGTCGCTCACAATAGTCACCTAGTCCGTCCTTATGGTGTTATCCTCCTTTGATCTTGTTCCCATTGGCAATAGGCAATTGTTTTTAGTCCTTTTGatcttggggggggggggggggagaaggGGGTTTATCCTCCTTTATAACTTTCTAAAACAATCGTCTAATTTGCATCTCATATTTCCCCAAAGGTACATCAACCATTTCTACGCATCAGTAAAATTTGTCAATTGGCCGTTGAAATGGCAAAATTACTACTACATTTTTCTATTTTGTTACTAAATTATACATTCAATACCCTTTAAATTCTACAACAACCTGTAACCCCTTCCAACCGTTTGTAAGTCAGCAGGGTctagatttgtttttgttttttttggcccCCATGGTATATTTCtgttaaaaaaagataaaagtaataacctttttttaaaaaatcttagTTCTGTCACTTGTTCCCATTGGCATTGACTGTATACAGCTTCTACCAATGCATTTGTGTTTTGAGGAACTGCTAATTAAAGTACTGGAGTTTTTTATGTGGTAGCACGCCCTTAGTAGTATTGCAAACTTGCGATTCTTGGTGAGTAGAAGCATGATGTTGTTACATAGGCTCATATCAGTTGCTGGTGTGATTAGACAAATCATGCTCTTTGACATGAATGAACCTATCCTAATTTATCCTTTGAGCTTCATTACCAGGAACAGTAGTTGGTTGTGCTGTATACTTTTAATCTTGCGTGGATATTCACCTAGTCTCAATGTTTCATGAACGTGAGAACCACATATGGCTGCCAAAACATGCAAGCGTGATTCCAGTTTATTGAATCGTGCATGCTAGATAAAGGGCCTAATTACCTTTATAGATGTGTTGGCAAGCAGGAGTAGAAATCAGTGTGGTTGTGTGAGTTTAATGATCTTTTGTATTTTACTATTGCaataaattgaaagtttaagtTGGGAAGAAAGGCCGTTCTGAACATTGTTGTTAGAGGTTTAAACAAACGAGATGGTATTAGAAAGGGGGTCCTGGTTATCCTGCAACCTTAACCACCTTTACCACCTGTTATCATTATCCATTACTTGGCTGTATCTTCGTAGGCTGATGCTAGGTTATTCAACCTCTGGCTGTTTGTAGCAACAGGGTAATAGAACATTTATTGATTTATACTCACTGACTAATAAATGAAACGCCGGTTTCCTTCTTTGTCAAGAGAGAAGAATTTTGTCCTTCCTATTAGACAAGATAAACACGGCATATTACTTTTCTAGCAATTAACTGTGGGTAGTGATCGTTTCTTCTTTCTGATTGTCGAAATGGCCATTGCCATCCAGCTTTCCACCATAAATAAACTGACATGGATATTGCGGTAAAAGAACTGCCATTGATAGCAAAATTCTAAAATCTATCCTGCAACATTAATTTCTGACTAGAAGAATAAggcaaatttatttttttgctccTGCTGCATTATTTGCTTCTTCAAGTTCCAGCATGACAATATAAATTCATTCGACTAGACAAACTTGAAATGTTTAATGGACGTAGTGTAATAATAGTACTACCATTTATAGCACAGTTTTGTCACTACCTGCagcaattttgaaaaaaaatcaacactaATGTGGTTGTAACTATCAGACATGTTGATACGAAATCTATTCATAGGATGTGACCTCAACTTCTGCCTGATACGCTCAAAGGTCTGTGTGTTTTGCAGTGATCACCAGTTACTACTAAGGAAAGGTGTTCGGTGATGCCACTAAGATCATGGTTCCAGGGACGATGCAAAGGCAATGGAACATGTTTCACTGAGGTTCTCATTCAGGGCAAAGGGGAATTGCTCTTCGGAGCTATGTGAATTTGGTAAGTGGTACCCTTCTTAGAGTGGTCTATTCCATGGTGCAACAGCTTATGCATCATACAGATTTTGGAATGGTTCTTATGTTATGATCGTTTTGATGTACTCCATTCATCCTAAACATATTTAAGCTTGTCTAtctacttttcttttttcagtttGGCAGAAACACTGCTTCGTATGGTTGCAAGTGTATTCTAGCGTGAATTGTATTTTCTCAAGGTCTAAACTGTAACTGAATTTAAATTGTAATGCTTGGAGTGAATGTCTTAAGTTAAAAACTTTTGCTTTTTGTTTGAGTTaagtactccctttgtttcatattataagtcgctttttTTATAGTCAAACATCTTTAGGTTTagttaagtttatagaaaaaattagcaatatctattccaccaaattaatttcattatatATAACATTGtatatttgataatatgtttgtgttgtattgaaaatgttgttatatttttctgtaaacttagacaaacttaaaaaaagagTTGATTAGGAAAAATGTCAAAACGAATGACTTATGGTATGAAACGCAACGCGGGGAGTATATGGCTATGGTACAAAGACATTGTAACTACAGAAGTATATTGATTTGCCCCTCTTTTCTACTTCGAGCGGATGAGATGAAGTTTACTCCGCTCCACGAAGAGTTGATTTTTACAAAATTCCGGACAAATTAGCATCATGATGAAAAGATGTCGAAGCCATCCAATAAGCCCCTTGATTGGTTGCGACCTTTCGTTAATTGCTTGGTGGACCCCTTGAAAATTCAACTTTTTATGGGACAGATTTCAGTTACTGTCGAATTCGTTTCAACTCGGACCTGCTTCGTTAATCATCTTATGCATATGCTTAAACTTGTAAGCAAATTTGAATTTGGCTCATATGCTCAAGTTTTGGAATACCGTAAACGAGGCACCATTTTACTTCTTACTAGTAGATTTGCTCGAGGCACCATTGTACTTCTTACCATATGTATCTTTCATGGCCTTGTTAGTATTTTAGTGTGAATGAATGCCGCAGCAAATAGCCAAGGTCCTTTTTAAAGAACATATATTAACAGGTTACTGATCTACGGAATCAACGGACATATTAGGGATCGGGAGTGTTTGAATTAGGGAGCACAAAATTACACCGACGCCATATGTCAATGATAGAGGGTTAAATATATCAGTGATAGGCAGTTGTTGTGGCAGATTTACTATCACCGACTACCAACATTTTGtcatcaccaccaccaacaattagagcaaggtcaatagtgcagcccactactagctctaaatcatcttagctaatgtaatagccaattcatacaatagttgcttactatactatttaTATCTGGtctcacctatcatacacatattacATCTTGGAGTtcgtactgcagctggctacagttctgtagcccgctgcccttctctctcttcctttatctctttaaaatatgtttatagctggcttatagcttgctattgtacctgctgtTATAGCTGTGTAGATTAGTTTTGGCAAATTTTGCCACAGGATATTGTGACTTTGCAGTTTTAGCCGTAGGACACCGCGCGAAGTGACTTTTGGAGGAATACACTCTCAAAATGTGGTtatttgctggtggacaccGCACCCATTAAATTAGTAATTTCCGGTTGAATAGGAGAGATAAATTGTGTGAAATTTCTAAAATGTCCtttggcccacatgtcaggtctttcttctctctatcccctccttcCACACTGCAATGGCTAGCGCTTCTCCGTCCTCTATGTCAACGCGAAGGAGATGGCTCGTGCTGGGCTAACCCACAAGCAGGAATCCGAAGAGGGAGGCCAGCTGATTGGAGTCGTACGCCGGCGAGGGAGGGAGCGCCACGCGCTGGGTGACGCCGTGGGGTCAGGGAGCGGAGCAGAGAAGAGCTGGGCGtgggggcggggcggtggcagtcgtgtacggcggcggcggcagtcgtgtacggcggcggcggcggccttcttCTGCTGTACCTGGTGCCGCATAGCCACGCCAGCCGTTGCTCCGCCATCGCGCCAGCCGCCGCTCCTGCACGAGTGCGCCACCGCGTCGCGCGCTGCCCTGCGATGCATCGCCGGCCGCCCGCATCGCGCCGCACAGTTGCCGCGAGCCGCGCCGTCCACTACTCCACCTTCGCGCTAGCCGCCGCTCCTGCACAAGTGCGCCTAATGCCCTGTGCCGCGGGCTGCTCGTATCGCCCAATGCCCTTCACCGGCCGCTCGCATCGCCCGCTGCCCTATGCCGAGCAGCCACGCCGGTCGTTGCTCCGCCATCGCGCCGACCGCCGCTCCTGCACGAGTGCGTCCCTGCgtcgcgcgccggccgcctgcaTCACGCCGCACGGTCGCCGCAAGCCGCGCCAGCCGCTGCTCCACCTTCGCGCTGGCCGCTGCTCCTAGACGAGTGTGCCATCGCATCACCCACCGCCCTCTGTCGCGTCGCCAGTCGCCTGCATCGCGTGCCGCGTTGCGCCGCACGGTCATCGCGAGCCGCGCCatcgagggagagagaggaagaagataggAAGAGAAAGAGGAATAAGGGGCAATTTGGTAAGTCATGTAAAAAAGTGGAGCCATCTCGTCTACTCAGCACCGAAATCATTAATTTAATGGGTGCGGTGTCCACCATCAAATAACCACATTTTGAGAGTGTTTTCCCCAAAAAATTACTTCGCGCGatgtcctacagctaaaaccacaAAGTCACGATGTCATGTGGCAAAATTTGCCATTAGTTTTTCAGGCTTTTGCTTGGCCGGCTCAACATCCAACGCTCCGATGACAACTGTGGCTGAAGGCAAGGCCCAGCCCTATAGACGCTGGCCTCCACCATGTTCCAAAGAAAGGCCCGGCCCAAAACCAACTGTGGCTGAAGGCAAGGCCCAGCCCTATAGGCGCAGGCCTCCACCATGTTCCAAAGAAAGGCCCGGCCCAATACCCAGCGAATCCCatgcaaaaggaaaaaagttATACCTGACTTCCCTCGTCTTGTCGctgaattacaaaatcatccctgaACCAAAAAACGAGATATATAGCATCTCTCAACTTAGAAAACTAGGCTCTCTAGGTCTTTAGGTGATTTTGTCTTTGGTTTTTACCGACGTGATAGCTGAGTCAGTATTGGACCCCATATGAGCCATACATGTTAGTGACTacttcccttcctctctctctccacctctcttcatctcttctCCAGTCCTCTCCATCTGAGGTGTGCAACGGTCGACGAGGAGAAGGGCCAGCGCGGCGAGCGCGACCGGCGACGGGCGGGGAGAACTGGAGGCGCGCGGTGCCCGACGGTGGCCCTCGCTGACAGCGACGACGCTTGTTGGTGACGACGAGCAAGGAGAAGAACGGTGGCCGGTGGAGAGGAGCTAGGAGTCAGCAGCGTCACTAAGCTTGACCGGTAATGGCGAGGAAAGCGGGAGCCCATCCCCCCAACGACGGTGGGCTCACGAAGGATGTCTGGGCAGGGGTGCCGTCAGCGAGAGCTTGATGGAGCCGGAGAAGAGGGGGCGAAGATCTAGGAGGGGAAGTAGAGaggcccgctgccgccgccaatgTGTAGCTCCTCTCCATCGGTCACTACTCGTAgcggcaaggaggaggaggagtggccTAAGGTGTTGGATATCGGGCGGCGACGAGCAAGAGGGAGGAGTAGTTTGGCGGCGACATCAGTGTGGTTGGCTGGTCGTTGCgtggccaccgcctcctcccgaGCTGCTTTGCCTAGCGACCAGCCCCGGTGATCTCTTCCTGTGCCGCCTCTCCCCCGCCACCTCCGCGACCGGCTGACTACCCGTGCCGGTATCTACCTCGACGACCCTTTCCCAtgccgcctctccgccgctccCCGTTGCTACGACCGGCTGCCTCGTCACGCCGGCATCTGTCGCTCTGCACCGGCCTGATGTGAGAACGGGGAGAATGAGAAGAGTTTATGTCATTGACATGTAGGTCCCACGTTAAGTCAGCTACCACGTCGGCCAAAACCGGAGTCAATGCCGCCATAGGAGGGACCTCAGGTATACTTTTCCCCACGCAAAAACTACCCAGCCCATCATCACGGCCCATGCAGGCCCGACACGCTTGTCGAAGGCAGCCCACACTGCACaacttctctctccctccagccgtcacgcgcgccgcgccgcgccgtagCGCGCGTCCACAccagcgcggcgcggcgcaaCGCGGTGCCCGCGCGCCGCTTGCTCCCCCCTCCTCGCGCTCCACGCgcgcccgcgctcgccgccaGCGCGCGCTGCCCCGGAGCGCGACGACAGCTGTGTGGGGGGCAGCGACAGCGCCACTGGCGTCAGCACCAGTAACCGAAGCCGCGCTCGCTGGCTACAAAACAcgcgccccctcctcccctcaccGCGGCTGCGCACGCATTCCCCATTCCCCATTCCCCTATCTCTCGAACCCTAGCCCCTAGTCCCCTCCCGAACCCTAgcccccaccgcgccgccgccgccgccctcccgatCGCGATGGCCGCCGAGAGCTACTGGCAGTACCAgtacgccgccgtcgacccgcgCCAgcaggcgccggcgccggtgcctgTGCCCACGCCCGCGCTcatgtggcagcagcagcagcagcaggcggggTATCAGCCCGCCGTGGCGCCGGTCGCGCCCCCGATGGCTGCTCCGCCACTGCCCGCCGGCCCCCCGCCGTCGTTCAAGCGCCAGCGCCCGGAGTACTTCGGTTCGTGCTCGCCCACACATTCCTCCTCTTCTTGATTGTTAATTTTGTGTTGCCTGCTAGATTAGTCGTAAGAAAGTATAGGTAGCTTTGTTGTGGGTATCCATGGGGTTTAGGGCTTTAGGCTATAGAACATATAGATGATGATAGTGGAAGCTAGTCTTTTTTTATAAGCAGATCTTGTTGTCCTGAACTTTTGGGGTTCAGGGCGAGAAAAAATCAGAGGCCTTTTATTTGAATGTATCATCATCAGTAATCTTAATAAATTGCAAATATCCCTCATGTTTGAATTACAGATCCAGATATTATCAGTTAtaagtctgaaactctgaataatAGGGAGCAGAATCACCTGGATTTTTGTGATCTTGTAGAAACCGAAATATCATCAAGAACTCGTGGAAGCCAATCTCCTCAAGGGTATAATCTGTTAGAGGACTCCTAAAAAgggaaaacacacacacacaccaactATAGAAAATCAGTGCAAAGCTATGAGATAAACCAACCAACCACTCAACTCAAGGAGATCTTGCTGACTAACTAGAGAAACTAATTATTATGAACAACTCACAGGAATGAGGAATTCATAACCAATCAACTCTAATGGCAATCTTTAGAACCAAAAGAAATCAAAGTTCCATCTTTTTTTTGTCAATCTTCTTTGGGGTGTTATTCAACCCTGAAGCAAAGGAGTGAGATCTAAAAAACTTAAAGAGTACGACATATGCAGTGGCTGAATGACGGGATTACATGCAGCAAATGACACACTTAATTAGGCTTTAGTCATGCTAGCTAACCCAGCGTAGTTTCGGGAATAGATAAGGGTCGAGGGGAATGAGATAGCTTCGATGCTTCGTGACCTGCGCAGACTGATATGCTTGTTGGACATCTGCTAATGAGGCTTGGGCTTCCAAACAATACGTGTGTGGTCTGGGGCCCTGACTGCCCTGACTCAGGGCCGGCCTTGTGTTTTCCCTGCCACGCTGTACTATTAACCTGTCCAAGGAAATGGTAGGAGAAGTTGCAGGCTTGTAGTTTTGAATTGTTCCAATGGTAGATGTTTGTTTGAAATGAATACATAAAAATGAAACCATTCCTCATTTCCTGATAAAGCCTCAATGTCGTAAGATGGGAACTAGTAATTTTCATATGTGAATCTACAAGATCATATTGATTCTTTGTTTTCTTTAAAGTTAGATGGTGTAGCATGGTTTATATGATATGTTAGATTGAATTAATCTCTGGTTAGGCTAATATTTCACTATCATTGGTAGGCTCTAGGCAAAAGGTTTCGGCTTCTATTATAGAGTAGTCGGTCTGACTATTTTGATGGCTAAATGGTTTGTAAATTCTGAAATCtaaaacaagagaaaaaaaaaggaatttgtTGTGTAAAAAGGTTCTAATAATCTCTACAAAGGAATTTGCTGCTTGCATGCCGTTACGTTGTTTGCCGCCAATTCTGAATGCATCTATCATCACAACAATAAAGTTTAGTCCTTTTTTAGTATCATTTTATTGGGAAAATGATTGCTTGCTATGCACAGCTACCTGAAACTATGTATCAGGATTGCCTACCTGCACATAGATTTGGCGGCTTTTTAGTTGTTAGATAATGTTGTAATTACCGCACATCATTAATTCTTCACATGTTTGCTTCTATTGCAACCCCATTTTTGTCATAGCTTGCTTCTTAAATGGACAGGGAAAAAATATTGACGAGACTGTTCAGTAGTTTCTTCCTAATGTATTTTCTCCAAGTGAGATGTTCATTtgtttcagtcaaaaaaaaaagatgtgcatTTGTATATTTTAACACTTTACACTTTGTTTGCAGACATGCCTTCTGGACAGGGAAACAGCCTCTTCCACGAAGCAATGAGCCCCCATTATGTCCATCGCTTGAACAATCAGGTATTATATCAATTATAAGCTTGTTAATTTGAGGATAGCAACTTTCTTACTAACATAGTGCTGGTTGCAGATGTCCTATGCTGCTGGTGCTAACCAAAGTGCTATTCCACTTGGTGGGATGGCCACATATTCAGCAGGCATGGACAGTGGAAACCATGGCGCTACAATAACTGAATCAAGAACTCTCTATGTGGAAGGACTACCTTCGAACTGCACAAAGAGAGAGGTTGCACGTATCCTTTTCTATGCTTGTAAACTAAAATCACATTTTCCTAGCTATAATTAGTGTAGGTATCTTTTGCGATGTAATTCATATTACACCTCCTAGGTGCTTTTGCCCTTAACTCTTTCTTCTGCAGATATCTTTCGCCCCTTTTCTGGTTTCCGTGAGGTGAGATTGGTCAACAAGGAGATTAGGCATGTAAGTTAAATGCTACCTGTGAACCAAATTTTCCCTGTTATTTTTTGCAAAGCCAAGCATGCTTACATGTCAAATCCCCTCTCTGTTTTGCAGGCTGGAAGCTGTAACCTCTtgtgttttgttgatttttcatCTCCTCCTGAAGCTCGTGCTGCTCTGGAGACTCTGCAAGGTAATTATAACATCATATTTTCTGCATCCATATGCATTGTAGTTATGTTGCCAATTTCGTTAGATAGTGCTTGCGCGCAGTTTCATTCTTTTATGTTTGTGTGCCTTTAGTCTTATTAAAAAtctgtttatttttcttaatattTTTCCCTTTGTCCCACATCCAGTAGGTTTTAGTGTGATGACTGAACTATGTAGAGTGTAGTCCATAGATAACTAAACtaagattattattatttttttgctgAAAACTAAGATTGTTATTTCGAAATATCATAATTTTTCCTTGTTCCACTTTGAAACCAGCTTACTGTCATTCTATGTGTGCTATATCATATGTAATAATATTTGTGTGCACATCAACTTTAGTGCTTTCCATCATAAAACTAGACGTTTCATTGGTAGGGAGAGAATAAACTTTGAGCTTCTAATACTTGTTCAGGTTATAAGCTTGAATTTGGCTCTGAAACTATGACGTTTTGCTTTGCAGGCTATAAGTTTGATGAACATGACCATGAGTCTTCCAACCTGCGCATACAATTCTCTCTCACTCCTCGCAGGAGGCCAATTGGTGGGCCTCGTGTTAGAAACTAAGTTTCTTGGGTGGAGTTGAATTAATAATGCAGAGCAAAATTTGTGGAGAATCTCTAGGGAGACTTGTATACAATGCTAGACCAAACTTGACTCTGATGCACCGTTAGTGTTGTATGTTGTTGCTTTGCAAAGATTCTGCCGTGTAGGTTGGTATGGATGTGTTGATAACTATTGGTTGGATGGAAACAAAGTAGATGGGGCTGAAAAATTGTTTAATCATGTGCTGTGTGATCTGAATTACATCTATTCTTCTGTGGATGATTGCAATGAGTACATACATGGTGCATCGGCACATGTATAGTAGTGAGTTATGAATGTGTTATCTGGCTTAGATTGTTTGCAGGTTGATTTCATGGTGCAAGACTGCTCCTGTACCATTTCTTACAAAAAGGATTTCGGTGAGTTTCATTGGTTTTTCATAGTAGTTTTTCTTGCCTGAAATAGTCTTACAGTGATTCGTAAGGACAAGAGTATCTCACCACCTATATCCTTGGTATTTGACAAAATCAAATTGGAATGGGTCCTTCAAATAAGCTGATATCTTGTTCAGAGGCTCTATGTGTTCTTTTGCAGATGGCAATGTTGGCTGAAAAATGTTGTGTTGTGCCTGGAAGATGCTATGTCACTGAATCCCCAGCAACAACAACAGGGCACACCTATAGACTTGTAGCATTACTAGAAACAACAATATGCATGTGTTTTCTGGAGATGGATAAGCTACTGTATGTATGGGAATTTCAGCATGTACTTAGCAGTTGTTCAATACTGGTTTCTGGgcctcagtttttttttctctgtaggCACAGATTGAGATGCATTTTTGTTGCATCTGCAGGACATGTAAGCCAATTGCTTGTGCTCCCTGATACTGAAGTTGTAACATGTAACTTTTGACTTACCATGTAGTAGTACTGTAAGTATGGAGTCATGGATGATTGTCCTTGGATTACTTTGAAATAAAACCtgttggtgacattttttatgCATTCATCTGGTACAAGAGAATTGATGTGTACCGTCAACGGTAAGCATAGCTTCTCTTCATGTGAAGAAAGCTGCATTGCATAACTGTCCTGCAGGTTGTGATTGAGTGAAGAAATGCTCTGCAAGGACATTAGGGGTCTGTTTGGGGAAGGTTCTGACAGCTGCAGCTTCttccaaaattagaaattatTGCAAACAATCCAGTTTTTCATTCAGATTCTGAGAAGTTGTAACTGTAGAatccaaaaaataaactagaagctaGAAATTGGAAAACTCAGTTTTTTTATATTATCAAAAGCTGACTACCAATTAGTTGCTTGTTTGTTTCTCGGAATTTTAAGTTCCTCTAAACAAGCCCTAATCATGCAACTGCTTGAACGTACAAAGCGTGTTGGTTAAAGATAGATCATATCTTGTCTATTCTAGCTTAATTAACTTGGTAAGTACATGTCCTTATTGGTATCAGTAGTTCATAATCCAGAACATGTATTTCTATCAAAAAATAAAGTTGATGCTCAAATAATGTCAGCATGATAGTTTTGCTACAGTGTCGAGCTTAGTCGGCATTAATTTGATTGGACATTAAACATACACGTACTTTGTATATGATAAATTGATGCAAACCTTGCTGGTCCTAGCACTATCTCTTGTATAGCGACATCATCCAACTAGTCCTGACACCTGCTTGTACATCAAGGACTTTGATCATTTGCTGAGTTTTCACCTTAATTAAGCGTGACACTGAAATTTCCGATCAATTTCTCATCTCTGCACACTAGCCATTACCCTCAAAATTTCCAGAAAAGAATAGGGGAAAAATCAACCTGGCTGCTACTAATATTCAGCAAATTAAAGAAATTATTCAGACTTTTCACCCAGTCGCAGGCACCTGACACATTCTACTTGACCAGAAATTTAGAAAC is from Oryza sativa Japonica Group chromosome 9, ASM3414082v1 and encodes:
- the LOC4347641 gene encoding uncharacterized protein translates to MAAESYWQYQYAAVDPRQQAPAPVPVPTPALMWQQQQQQAGYQPAVAPVAPPMAAPPLPAGPPPSFKRQRPEYFDMPSGQGNSLFHEAMSPHYVHRLNNQMSYAAGANQSAIPLGGMATYSAGMDSGNHGATITESRTLYVEGLPSNCTKREVAHIFRPFSGFREVRLVNKEIRHAGSCNLLCFVDFSSPPEARAALETLQGYKFDEHDHESSNLRIQFSLTPRRRPIGGPRVRN